One Branchiostoma floridae strain S238N-H82 chromosome 15, Bfl_VNyyK, whole genome shotgun sequence DNA window includes the following coding sequences:
- the LOC118431368 gene encoding uncharacterized protein LOC118431368, translating into MATTILHEKILSRQETEAKCDTEISQEKFEKYTPEEFNSCFEDGRPHHTTDSLDVVQKELSDSPQPPNGIPSIRTQTETWVRKTWIPPVKPQIKISDNVSPPKKKTPSGLWETDCPIDQFLMIRTGKTQESPVGVRTTMPKAQARAMKAPQTPLVRADMEPREPRTPGTPGSSVPSRQSRKKVKSRVVEVKLSAEYKELCEFVEDSARPVMTSMCEFGIIPASHTFESLTPDITLFLLKQQQKTLKDTPEPGENLQQCYRLSLCLHTLVTAAELLLHSGLVTAIVHLGAMQDKYKETLGDSLEYVHHHLCQTHCLFQEKKVLHPKLLEMARQIADWRVRKKCKSSDQDPKILIILKADPSQLVTKVSDMLQTIEGVNFVSTMSSADTDGQVSSEEVVKRLDKSDCLVVCSIIIGSDFPWAQFSLVVEYQYEETSPWMDLCKRQHIRHLALKTLGPWEAGNTALPATLSCKTQPGACPQYTFIGSRRLTANSELLHLLEARHDVLIVERDYSQLKTSADRREQAHPDIIVDERTCMVLQDLTGLLGDKEADPLINQLLGLAPKFQLCWTVLYTGQGKNTTYPFSGAVTSNLARLTAAITHLSPKDHGFEVKILYASSTPDAARLVREVGDRALAHTTVWAQKDWVNRTWLTEDISMHEQFLLSFPCINSFSAQVMLTAAPLYQLLTCPIQELFTLCPWIPHKVLQAFYQVAHSEPDIRTETDMPVSSPQPHSNCLPLGSKLPENTMSSGLSDDEMLLRKPNFPTSLQDLESSVGKVLSSETGGNLSTQNSNFQTTDLPYPEMIQSHTRDESFDIHVRSPKRSRNHFVMNVHDEGNNTVPKGLYESSFKESSTQKHAHEVLTAVSSDNYTLNLASLTASAPFICQNIQRSSSQSAESRSYTNRNLKSEAQLVSCNRDTYPVRPELQELPIVSKSIYEQTPLEFIASTCDLSMLGAHNISISNESMERVTGNIDNRSLVNSSAFPGIQPKAHTSVSSALPWHTASLPRPQQMPYTITRQSKQHASDGHDVHNNSIVSVKPFAAAAPVNDEPTETTSLNTGGVSSSTVTRHGNPHAADSDYLATFTNLYNNGQNVRNTLPTSHQAGYGGCPTPAGPQPSSRQLFSQYGAEIQNLPPKYGSNVAVAQPYQHRHTGSAYSQYNNRGQQATRHGYGGQRGNRNGKTPMVARDPSDHRVPSRHADIEDRAFELNEQYAMYPDDFSHVTMSSATKRRKLTYEKVPGARGGQTRLMFF; encoded by the exons atggcaacaactattctACATGAGAAGATTCTGTCAAGGCAAGAGACAGAAGCAAAGTGTGACACAGAGATTTCAcaggaaaagtttgaaaagtatACACCAGAGGAGTTCAACT CATGTTTTGAAGATGGCCGGCCTCACCATACAACAGATTCCCTGGATGTGGTACAGAAAGAACTGAGTGACAGTCCACAGCCTCCAAATGGTATACCAAGCATTAGAACACAGACAG AAACATGGGTGAGGAAGACTTGGATTCCACCTGTCAAGCCACAGATAAAG ATATCAGACAATGTATCCCCACCAAAGAAGAAGACACCCTCTGGACTGTGGGAAACTGATTGTCCCATAGACCAGTTCCTTATGATTAGGACTGGGAAGACACAGGAGAGTCCTGTTGGTGTCAGGACTACAATGCCAA aGGCACAAGCCAGGGCGATGAAAGCCCCACAGACACCTTTAGTACGAGCAGATATGGAACCCCGAGAACCCAGGACCCCCGGAACACCTGGGTCTTCTGTCCCCAGCAGACAGAGCAGGAAAAAGGTCAAGAGCAGAGTGGTGGAGGTCAAACTTTCTG CTGAATATAAGGAGCTGTGTGAGTTTGTGGAGGACAGCGCCCGGCCCGTGATGACCTCCATGTGTGAGTTTGGAATCATCCCAGCCTCACACACCTTTGAGTCCCTCACCCCAGACATCACCCTGTTCCTCCTCAAGCAGCAACAGAAGACATTAAAAGACACACCTGAGCCAG GCGAAAACCTGCAGCAGTGTTACCGGCTGTCCCTGTGCCTCCATACCCTGGTGACTGCAGCTGAGCTCTTACTGCACAGTGGACTGGTGACTGCCATAG TTCACCTTGGAGCAATGCAAGACAAATACAAAGAGACCTTGGGAG aCAGCCTGGAGTATGTTCACCATCACCTGTGCCAAACCCACTGCCTGTTCCAGGAGAAAAAGGTTCTCCACCCCAAACTACTGGAGATGGCAAGGCAGATAGCAGACTGGAGGGTCAGGAAGAAGTGTAAGAGCAGTGACCAGGACCCTAAG ATTCTGATCATACTAAAAGCAGACCCTTCACAACTGGTCACAAAGGTGTCTGACATGCTCCAAACTATTGAAG GAGTCAACTTTGTGTCGACCATGAGCTCAGCTGATACAGATGGACAGGTGTCATCTGAGGAGGTTGTAAAGAG ACTTGACAAGAGTGACTGCCTGGTGGTGTGCAGCATTATCATTGGCAGTGACTTCCCCTGGGCACAGTTCTCCCTGGTTGTGGAGTACCAATATGAGGAAACCTCCCCATGGATGGACCTGTGCAAGAGACAACACATCAGGCACCTGGCACTGAAGACACTAGGGCCCTGGGAGGCTGGGAATACTG cttTACCAGCTACACTGAGCTGTAAGACCCAGCCAGGTGCATGTCCCCAGTACACATTCATAGGCTCCAGGAGACTCACTGCTAACAGTGAACTACTCCATCTTCTGGAGGCAAG ACATGATGTACTGATAGTGGAAAGAGACTACTCCCAACTGAAGACCTCTGCTGACAGGAGAGAACAGGCCCATCCAGACATCATTGTGGATGAGAGGACATGTATGGTACTGCAGGACCTTACAG GTTTGCTTGGAGACAAGGAAGCTGACCCTCTGATAAACCAGTTGCTGGGATTGGCTCCAAAGTTCCAGCTGTGCTGGACAGTCCTGTACACTGGTCAGGGTAAAAACACCACCTACCCCTTCTCTGGAGCAGTCACCAGTAACCTGGCGCGGCTCACCGCTGCCATCACACACCTCTCACCTAAGGATCACGGCTTTGAGGTCAAG ATCCTGTATGCCAGTAGCACCCCAGATGCAGCCAGACTGGTGAGGGAGGTGGGGGACAGGGCGCTGGCTCACACCACTGTCTGGGCACAGAAAGACTGGGTCAACAGAACATGGCTCACTGAAGACATCAGCATG CATGAGCAATTTCTACTTTCCTTCCCCTGCATCAACTCATTCAG TGCCCAGGTGATGCTGACAGCAGCTCCTCTGTACCAGCTGCTCACCTGTCCCATCCAGGAGCTTTTCACCCTGTGTCCATGGATACCTCACAAGGTGCTACAG GCTTTCTACCAAGTGGCACACAGTGAGCCAGACATCCGCACAGAAACAGACATGCCTGTTTCCTCTCCACAACCACACAGCAACTGTCTGCCTCTGGGGTCAAAACTCCCAGAAAACACCATGAGTTCAGGTTTAAGTGACGATGAAATGCTGTTGAGGAAACCAAATTTCCCCACATCTTTACAAGACCTGGAGAGTAGTGTTGGCAAGGTCTTAAGCAGTGAAACAGGTGGCAATCTGTCAACACAGAATTCCAACTTTCAAACAACAGATCTCCCTTATCCTGAGATGATACAGTCCCACACCAGAGATGAAAGCTTTGATATCCATGTGAGGAGCCCTAAGAGGTCCAGGAATCACTTTGTCATGAATGTGCATGATGAAGGTAATAATACAGTGCCCAAAGGACTGTATGAAAGTAGCTTCAAGGAATCTAGCACTCAAAAGCATGCCCATGAAGTCTTGACAGCTGTTAGCTCTGATAATTACACCCTGAATCTAGCTTCGTTAACAGCATCCGCACCTTTCATCTGCCAAAACATACAGAGGAGCTCATCACAGTCTGCTGAAAGTCGGTCATACACGAATAGAAACCTGAAGAGTGAGGCTCAGTTAGTGTCATGTAACAGAGACACCTATCCTGTTAGGCCTGAACTGCAAGAGCTACCTATCGTAAGCAAGTCCATCTATGAACAGACTCCTCTGGAGTTTATAGCTTCTACATGCGATCTTAGCATGCTGGGCGCTCACAATATTAGCATCAGCAATGAGAGCATGGAAAGAGTCACTGGAAATATCGATAACAGGAGTTTGGTAAATTCTTCAGCTTTTCCAGGCATACAACCCAAGGCACATACAAGTGTGTCAAGTGCTTTACCATGGCACACTGCTTCACTCCCAAGGCCACAGCAGATGCCCTATACTATCACCAGGCAAAGCAAACAACATGCCTCTGATGGCCATGATGTTCACAACAATAGCATAGTGTCTGTGAAACCTTTTGCTGCTGCAGCACCCGTCAATGACGAACCCACAGAAACTACGTCCCTCAACACCGGTGGTGTGTCCTCTTCAACTGTCACAAGACATGGAAACCCACACGCAGCTGATTCTGACTACCTGGCAACTTTTACAAACCTCTACAACAATGGACAGAATGTCAGGAACACACTTCCAACATCACACCAAGCAGGATATGGAGGATGTCCAACTCCTGCAGGTCCACAGCCGTCATCGAGGCAGTTATTCTCACAGTATGGTGCTGAGATTCAGAACCTGCCGCCAAAGTATGGTTCTAATGTAGCTGTTGCTCAGCCCTACCAACATCGGCACACAGGAAGTGCCTACAGCCAGTACAACAATAGAGGGCAACAGGCAACAAGGCATGGCTATGGGGGCCAAAGAGGAAATCGGAACGGGAAG ACACCGATGGTAGCCAGGGATCCCTCCGACCACAGGGTTCCATCACGCCATGCTGACATTGAGGACAGAG CATTTGAGCTCAATGAACAGTATGCAATGTACCCAGATGACTTCAGTCATGTTACCATGTCTTCAGCCACAAAGAGACGCAAGCTCACATACGAGAAGGTACCCGGCGCAAGAGGCGGTCAGACACGTCTTATGTTCTTCTGA
- the LOC118432275 gene encoding uncharacterized protein LOC118432275, with product MHLTSAQCKNLQVEGQVDEIREDLTLLCGGLTSLRLEEFDTEERDVSVYYHNEVVFELIPSSNPASQDNSQDWEDLVEGVVKPKGSWEDFCQEDLESYADDPSDLLEEPASEDTMSRYRAQLPTVQAMCGRLQPKMVQDPFSNAQGKGCYSEKNLFKRDMSLKEDKVDIEDSHVQGEVFEKQPLVDAEGMLEDELLPQVTTPGSDGQILPSSQQLQGMLCLQEEQMETGVEPEMHSSQDIQALVTCSGKSCTKAGKPQETFEVCEEIIKVEETLQDFSQLNSQGLESKSPCQVEKSLLESPAELDQPEDQQASLKEMLSEVSPIKMSPKPSL from the exons ATGCATTTGACTTCAGCTCAATGTAAGAACCTGCAAGTGGAGGGCCAAGTGGACGAAATCCGGGAGGATCTGACATTACTATGTGGTGGACTGACAAGTCTGAGGCTGGAGGAGTTTGATACAGAAGAAAG GGATGTGTCTGTGTATTACCACAACGAGGTAGTGTTTGAACTGATCCCCAGCTCCAACCCAGCCTCCCAGGACAACAGTCAAGACTGGGAGGACCTGGTCGAGGGTGTGGTCAAGCCAAAGGGCTCCTGGGAAGACTTCTGTCAGGAGGACCTGGAGTCATATGCTGATG aCCCTTCTGACTTACTTGAGGAGCCTGCCTCAGAAGACACCATGAGCAGGTACCGGGCCCAGCTGCCTACCGTACAGGCCATGTGTGGCAGGCTGCAACCCAAGATGGTGCAGGATCCCTTCAGCAATGCACAAGGAAAAGGCTGCTACTCAGAAAAGAACTTATTCAA AAGAGATATGTCACTCAAGGAGGACAAAGTTGACATAGAAGACAGCCATGTGCAAGGAGAGGTGTTTGAGAAACAGCCCCTTGTTGATGCAGAG GGGATGCTGGAAGATGAGTTGCTGCCACAAGTAACTACCCCAGGTTCTGATGGTCAGATCCTTCCCAGCAGTCAACAGTTGCAGGGGATGCTGTGTCTTCAGGAGGAACAGATGGAGACTGGAGTTGAACCCGAGATGCACTCAAGTCAAG ACATTCAAGCACTGGTCACCTGTTCGGGGAAGTCTTGTACAAAAGCTGGCAAACCTCAAGAGACATTTGAGGTCTGTGAAGAAATCATTAAAGTGGAGGAAACTCTTCAAGATTTCTCACAACTCAACTCACAAG GACTGGAGTCTAAGTCTCCCTGTCAGGTAGAGAAGTCTCTGTTAGAGTCTCCTGCTGAACTTGATCAACCTGAGGACCAGCAAGCCAGCCTTAAGGAAATGCTATCTGAAGTTTCCCCTATCAAGATGTCCCCAAAGCCTTCACTGTAA
- the LOC118431437 gene encoding meiotic recombination protein REC114-like — translation MTDEQQGCPRAWRLLRYGRFVASDGPTASGKDEKSKPQGTWKLFGCDDGVLSLSLTETNHLLLTKGAEVLEGFSLHNAQQWLKAVHKGDSLLFVSKLNNESRMFRVQVAPSGQQSGIACCAACVKELSKYFPVNTSVIPSTPEESRGKDDDKQTEDKKEDTETAIAKETLQISDGRVTVPDMAKILTGAVTCDLPLAYQQTNLFTDPGHMDAILHLCLTDSNFPAFVGQVETRMQEIIEGRD, via the exons ATGACGGATGAACAACAAGGTTGCCCAAGGGCGTGGAGGTTGCTTCGTTACGGGCGATTCGTAGCGTCAGACGGCCCAACTGCCTCGGGAAAAGACGAGAAATCTAAACCCCAAGGAACATGGAAGCTCTTTGGGTGTGACGATGGGgttctctccctttctcttaCGGAAACAAACCACCTGTTGCTGACAAAGG GAGCAGAAGTTCTAGAGGGATTTTCTCTACACAATGCACAGCAGTGGTTGAAAGCTGTGCATAAGGGGGACAGTCTACTGTTTGTCTCCAAACTCAACAACGAGAGCCGCATGTTTCGTGTCCAAGTGGCGCCCTCTGGCCAACAGTCTGGTATTGCATGTTGTGCTGCCTGTGTCAAAGAACTGTCTAAATACTTCCCAGTTAACACCAG TGTCATCCCCTCAACACCAGAAGAATCCAGGGGCAAAGATGATGACAAGCAGACAGAAGACAAAAAGGAAGACACTGAGACCGCCATTGCAAAAGAAACATTGCAAATAAGTGACGGGCGTGTTACAGTGCCTGATATGGCAAAG ATCTTGACAGGTGCGGTGACCTGTGACCTCCCACTAGCCTACCAGCAGACTAACCTGTTCACAGACCCAGGTCACATGGACGCCATCCTCCATCTGTGTCTCACGGACAGCAACTTTCCTGCATTTGTTGGACAAGTAGAAAcaagaatgcaggaaataataGAAGGCAGAGATTAA
- the LOC118431397 gene encoding kelch-like protein 3 isoform X1: MSYVNILESLRNVSGLAELRRFASSSFLLCVNSYVYGVSRMGDIIDDVDKSYPLHPATLLKRLDELRSEQYMVDVMLCAEGRDIPCHRLVLAAFSDYFHAMFNGAHCESKKDKIEIGGVSAEALQQLVDYAYTSKINITTENVRPLLEAANMLQVPLIKKDCEAFLKRQLNTGTCLGIWVLADLVSSESLPEKARAIALQHFIPIYMMEEFLQLPVHYLKTYLSDEDLNAKKEEDVLDAIMLWTRHDLEERRGHLEELIECVDFSNVNQDYLKNILKKDKVLAGVRGIRKQIRNLSARARPRQIRQEEILVLGGESYEEEDMAEDPEGVNRKIYRLDLNGICVDKTVMQESFHGSKGIAACVLENDVIVTGGYESLSQAWKYKPAQDSWTQLGSLKNGRSFHGMAVVGGRVYVVGGYDRTCIGTPQPFVEVYHKRTNSWKMRAPLLEPVAEFGITGCQGRIYVFGGQGEHMESNAVQCYDPRENDWTCQTILDKPMGDIKACTVNSKIYLVGGQLECVLQYHYHKDEMYFEKLAERLDAWHYCSATVRGSEIFITGGQRGEPLADLPVNISEEEYDHLYMTKLATLQCYNTSNGYMFMENDVPFKLTRHCTVTIAKD, translated from the exons ATGTCATATGTTAATATTCTCGAGAGCCTGAGAAACGTTTCCGGTCTTGCGGAGCTTCGTAGGTTTGCTTCGTCATCTTTTCTGCTTTGCGTCAACTCGTATGTTTATGGAGTAAGCA GAATGGGTGACATAATTGATGACGTAGATAAGTCGTATCCACTGCACCCAGCCACATTGCTGAAGCGACTGGATGAGCTACGGTCTGAACAATACATGGTGGACGTGATGCTGTGTGCGGAAGGGAGGGATATCCCCTGTCACAGACTAGTATTGGCCGCCTTCTCTGACTACTTCCACGCTATGTTCAACGGAGCCCACTGTGAGAGTAAGAAGGACAAGATAGAGATAGGAGGGGTGAGTGCAGAAGCACTACAACAGCTGGTGGACTATGCCTACACTTCCAAGATAAACATCACCACTGAAAATGTACGGCCCCTGCTTGAAGCAGCCAACATGCTGCAGGTTCCCCTAATCAAAAAGGATTGTGAAGCGTTCCTGAAGAGGCAACTGAATACTGGCACCTGTTTAGGTATTTGGGTATTGGCAGACCTAGTGTCTAGTGAGTCTTTGCCTGAGAAGGCAAGAGCCATTGCCCTGCAACATTTCATACCAATATACATGATGGAGGAGTTCCTTCAGCTACCAGTACACTACCTGAAGACGTACCTATCTGATGAGGACCTTAATGCTAAGAAAGAGGAAGACGTGTTGGATGCGATCATGCTTTGGACAAGACATGATCTTGAGGAACGGCGAGGACACCTTGAGGAGCTTATTGAGTGTGTTGATTTCTCAAATGTGAACCAAGACTATCTGAAGAACATTCTGAAGAAAGACAAAGTGTTGGCAGGAGTTCGTGGGATCAGAAAACAAATTAGGAATCTGTCTGCACGTGCAAGACCTCGTCAGATTCGCCAAGAAGAAATTCTGGTTCTTGGTGGTGAATCATATGAGGAGGAGGATATGGCTGAAGACCCTGAAGGTGTCAATCGCAAGATCTACAGACTTGATCTCAACGGCATCTGTGTTGACAAAACTGTAATGCAAGAGtcttttcatggcagtaagggaATTGCAGCATGTGTTTTGGAAAATGATGTGATTGTGACAGGGGGTTATGAGTCTCTGTCTCAAGCATGGAAGTACAAGCCAGCTCAGGATTCTTGGACTCAGCTGGGATCCCTAAAGAATGGTCGAAGTTTCCATGGGATGGCGGTTGTGGGGGGACGGGTGTATGTTGTTGGAGGTTATGACAGAACTTGCATTGGAACACCTCAACCTTTTGTCGAAGTTTACCACAAGAGGACCAATAGTTGGAAAATGAGAGCACCGTTACTGGAGCCAGTGGCCGAATTTGGTATAACTGGATGTCAAGGCAGGATCTATGTATTTGGTGGTCAGGGTGAGCATATGGAGAGTAATGCTGTGCAGTGCTATGACCCCAGAGAAAATGATTGGACTTGTCAAACCATCTTGGACAAACCTATGGGAGATATCAAGGCATGCACAGTGAACTCCAAGATTTATCTGGTTGGTGGGCAGTTAGAGTGTGTCCTGCAGTACCATTACCACAAAGATGAGATGTATTTCGAGAAGTTGGCTGAACGACTGGATGCATGGCACTACTGCAGTGCCACAGTGCGAGGTTCAGAGATCTTCATCACAGGCGGCCAGAGAGGGGAGCCCCTTGCAGATCTACCAGTCAATATATCAGAAGAGGAATATGATCATCTTTACATGACAAAGTTGGCTACACTTCAGTGTTATAACACGAGCAATGGTTATATGTTCATGGAAAACGATGTGCCATTTAAACTAACCAGACACTGCACTGTAACTATAGCTAAAGACTAG
- the LOC118431397 gene encoding kelch-like protein 3 isoform X2, whose protein sequence is MGDIIDDVDKSYPLHPATLLKRLDELRSEQYMVDVMLCAEGRDIPCHRLVLAAFSDYFHAMFNGAHCESKKDKIEIGGVSAEALQQLVDYAYTSKINITTENVRPLLEAANMLQVPLIKKDCEAFLKRQLNTGTCLGIWVLADLVSSESLPEKARAIALQHFIPIYMMEEFLQLPVHYLKTYLSDEDLNAKKEEDVLDAIMLWTRHDLEERRGHLEELIECVDFSNVNQDYLKNILKKDKVLAGVRGIRKQIRNLSARARPRQIRQEEILVLGGESYEEEDMAEDPEGVNRKIYRLDLNGICVDKTVMQESFHGSKGIAACVLENDVIVTGGYESLSQAWKYKPAQDSWTQLGSLKNGRSFHGMAVVGGRVYVVGGYDRTCIGTPQPFVEVYHKRTNSWKMRAPLLEPVAEFGITGCQGRIYVFGGQGEHMESNAVQCYDPRENDWTCQTILDKPMGDIKACTVNSKIYLVGGQLECVLQYHYHKDEMYFEKLAERLDAWHYCSATVRGSEIFITGGQRGEPLADLPVNISEEEYDHLYMTKLATLQCYNTSNGYMFMENDVPFKLTRHCTVTIAKD, encoded by the coding sequence ATGGGTGACATAATTGATGACGTAGATAAGTCGTATCCACTGCACCCAGCCACATTGCTGAAGCGACTGGATGAGCTACGGTCTGAACAATACATGGTGGACGTGATGCTGTGTGCGGAAGGGAGGGATATCCCCTGTCACAGACTAGTATTGGCCGCCTTCTCTGACTACTTCCACGCTATGTTCAACGGAGCCCACTGTGAGAGTAAGAAGGACAAGATAGAGATAGGAGGGGTGAGTGCAGAAGCACTACAACAGCTGGTGGACTATGCCTACACTTCCAAGATAAACATCACCACTGAAAATGTACGGCCCCTGCTTGAAGCAGCCAACATGCTGCAGGTTCCCCTAATCAAAAAGGATTGTGAAGCGTTCCTGAAGAGGCAACTGAATACTGGCACCTGTTTAGGTATTTGGGTATTGGCAGACCTAGTGTCTAGTGAGTCTTTGCCTGAGAAGGCAAGAGCCATTGCCCTGCAACATTTCATACCAATATACATGATGGAGGAGTTCCTTCAGCTACCAGTACACTACCTGAAGACGTACCTATCTGATGAGGACCTTAATGCTAAGAAAGAGGAAGACGTGTTGGATGCGATCATGCTTTGGACAAGACATGATCTTGAGGAACGGCGAGGACACCTTGAGGAGCTTATTGAGTGTGTTGATTTCTCAAATGTGAACCAAGACTATCTGAAGAACATTCTGAAGAAAGACAAAGTGTTGGCAGGAGTTCGTGGGATCAGAAAACAAATTAGGAATCTGTCTGCACGTGCAAGACCTCGTCAGATTCGCCAAGAAGAAATTCTGGTTCTTGGTGGTGAATCATATGAGGAGGAGGATATGGCTGAAGACCCTGAAGGTGTCAATCGCAAGATCTACAGACTTGATCTCAACGGCATCTGTGTTGACAAAACTGTAATGCAAGAGtcttttcatggcagtaagggaATTGCAGCATGTGTTTTGGAAAATGATGTGATTGTGACAGGGGGTTATGAGTCTCTGTCTCAAGCATGGAAGTACAAGCCAGCTCAGGATTCTTGGACTCAGCTGGGATCCCTAAAGAATGGTCGAAGTTTCCATGGGATGGCGGTTGTGGGGGGACGGGTGTATGTTGTTGGAGGTTATGACAGAACTTGCATTGGAACACCTCAACCTTTTGTCGAAGTTTACCACAAGAGGACCAATAGTTGGAAAATGAGAGCACCGTTACTGGAGCCAGTGGCCGAATTTGGTATAACTGGATGTCAAGGCAGGATCTATGTATTTGGTGGTCAGGGTGAGCATATGGAGAGTAATGCTGTGCAGTGCTATGACCCCAGAGAAAATGATTGGACTTGTCAAACCATCTTGGACAAACCTATGGGAGATATCAAGGCATGCACAGTGAACTCCAAGATTTATCTGGTTGGTGGGCAGTTAGAGTGTGTCCTGCAGTACCATTACCACAAAGATGAGATGTATTTCGAGAAGTTGGCTGAACGACTGGATGCATGGCACTACTGCAGTGCCACAGTGCGAGGTTCAGAGATCTTCATCACAGGCGGCCAGAGAGGGGAGCCCCTTGCAGATCTACCAGTCAATATATCAGAAGAGGAATATGATCATCTTTACATGACAAAGTTGGCTACACTTCAGTGTTATAACACGAGCAATGGTTATATGTTCATGGAAAACGATGTGCCATTTAAACTAACCAGACACTGCACTGTAACTATAGCTAAAGACTAG